One window of the Sciurus carolinensis chromosome 8, mSciCar1.2, whole genome shotgun sequence genome contains the following:
- the Ddx54 gene encoding ATP-dependent RNA helicase DDX54 isoform X2 — protein sequence MAAGKRPAAGPRSPAAMAQWRKKKGLRKRRGAASQARDSDSEDGDFEIQAEDDARAGKLGPGRPLPTFPTSECTSDVEPDTREMVRAQNKKKKKSGGFQSMGFSYPVFRGIMKKGYKVPTPIQRKTIPVILDGKDVVAMARTGSGKTACFLLPMFERLKTRSAQSGARALVLSPTRELALQTMKFTKELGKFTGLKTALVLGGDKMEDQFAALHESPDIIIATPGRLVHVAVEMGLKLQSVEYVVFDEADRLFEMGFAEQLQEIIGRLPGGHQTVLFSATLPKLLVEFARAGLTEPVLIRLDVDAKLNEQLKTSFLLVREDAKAAVLLHLLRNVVRPQDQTVVFVATKHHAEYLTELLTAQRVSCTHIYSALDQTARKINLAKFTHGKCLALIVTDLAARGLDIPLLDNVINYSFPAKGKLFLHRVGRVARAGRSGTAYSLVAPDEVPYLLDLHLFLGRSLTLARPHEEPSGAGTDGVLGRVPQSVVDDEDCGLRSTLEASLELRSLGRVADNAQQQYVRSRPAPSPESIKRAKELDVAGLGLHPLFSSRFEEGELRRLRLVDGIRSYRARSTIFEINASSRDLSSQVMRAKRQKDRKAIASFQQGRKEQQERQKTLAGPSPRCPAPQEEQPGKEEDEGENVEDVFTEVTGQKRQRPPPHRGAKRRREEAQQRDQEFYVPYRPKDFDSERGLSVGGVGGAFEQQVAGAVLDLMGDEAQNLTRGQQQLKWDRKKKRFVGQSGQEDKKKIKTESGRYISSSYKRDLYQKWKQKQKIDDRDSEEEGTFDRRGPARRGASQPRAPGAPAGRVRSELKTKQQILKQRRRAQKMRFLQRGGLKQLSARNRRRVRELQQGAFGRGAPSRKGKMRKRM from the exons ATGGCGGCCGGCAAGCGCCCGGCGGCCGGACCTCGGTCGCCAGCTGCCATGGCCCagtggaggaagaagaaggggctCCGGAAGCGCCGGGGCGCGGCCTCCCAGGCCCGCGACAGCGACTCGGAGGACGGCGACTTTGAGATTCAGGCGGAGGATGACGCCCGGGCGGGGAAG CTGGGACCTGGCAGACCCCTGCCCACCTTTCCCACCTCAGAGTGCACCTCAGACGTGGAACCAGACACCCGGGAGATGGTGCGAGCccagaacaagaagaagaagaagtctGGAGGTTTCCAGTCCATGG GCTTCAGCTACCCGGTGTTCAGAGGCATCATGAAGAAGGGTTACAAGGTGCCCACGCCCATCCAGAGGAAG ACCATCCCAGTGATCCTGGACGGCAAGGACGTGGTGGCCATGGCCCGGACGGGCAGCGGCAAGACggcctgcttcctgcttcccATGTTCGAGCGGCTCAAGACACGCAGCGCCCAGAGCGGGGCTCGCGCCCTGGTCCTCTCGCCCACCCGGGAGCTGGCCCTGCAGACCATGAAGTTCACGAAGGAG CTGGGCAAGTTCACTGGCCTCAAGACTGCCCTGGTCCTGGGCGGGGACAA AATGGAAGACCAGTTTGCAGCCCTGCATGAGAGTCCTGACAT AATCATCGCCACCCCCGGGCGGTTGGTGCACGTGGCTGTGGAGATGGGCCTGAAGCTGCAGAGCGTGGAGTACGTGGTCTTCGACGAAGCAGACAG GCTCTTTGAAATGGGGTTTGCCGAGCAGCTGCAAGAGATCATCGGCCGCCTCCCCGGGGGCCACCAGACGGTGCTGTTCTCCGCCACGCTGCCTAAACTGCTGGTGGAGTTTGCCCGGGCAG GCCTCACGGAGCCCGTGCTCATCCGGCTGGACGTGGACGCCAAGCTGAACGAGCAGCTCAAG ACCTCCTTCCTCCTGGTGCGCGAGGACGCCAAGGCCGCTGTGCTGCTGCACCTGCTGCGCAACGTCGTGCGGCCCCAGGACCAGACAGTGGTGTTCGTGGCCACAAAGCACCACGCCGAATACCTCACGGAG CTGCTGACGGCCCAGCGGGTCAGCTGCACCCACATCTACAGCGCCCTGGACCAGACAGCCCGCAAGATCAACCTGGCCAAGTTCACACACGGCAAGTGCTTGGCCCTCATCGTGACCGACCTGGCTGCCCGGGGCCTGGACATCCCGCTGCTGGACAATGTCATCAACTACAGCTTCCCTGCCAAGGGCAAGCTCTTCCTGCATCGCGTGG GCCGCGTGGCCCGGGCCGGCCGAAGTGGCACAGCCTACTCCTTGGTGGCCCCAGACGAGGTTCCCTACCTGCTGGACCTGCACCTGTTCCTGGGCCGCTCCCTCACCCTGGCGCGACCCCACGAGGAACCCTCAG GTGCTGGCACGGACGGCGTGCTGGGCCGGGTGCCGCAGAGCGTGGTGGACGACGAGGACTGCGGCCTGAGGAGCACCCTGGAGGCGTCGCTGGAGCTGCGGAGCCTGGGCCGCGTGGCGGACAATGCCCAGCAGCAGTACGTGCGCTCGCGGCCAGCGCCCTCGCCCGAGTCCATCAAGAGGGCCAAGGAGCTGGACGTGGCGGGGCTGGGCCTGCACCCCCTCTTCA GCTCGCGCTTTGAGGAGGGGGAGCTGCGGCGGCTGAGGCTGGTGGACGGCATCCGGAGCTACCGCGCACGCTCG ACCATCTTTGAGATCAATGCCTCCAGCCGGGACCTGAGCAGCCAGGTGATGCGTGCCAAGCGGCAAAAGGACCGCAAAGCCATCGCCAGCTTCCAGCAGGGACGGAAGGAGCAACAGGAGCGGCAGAAAACTCTGGCCGGCCCCTCCCCGCGCtgcccagcacctcaggaggagcagcctgggaaGGAAGAGGACGAGGGAGAGAATGTGGAG GATGTCTTCACAGAGGTCACGGGCCAGAAGCGGCAGCGGCCACCACCTCACAGAGGAGCCAAGAGGCGGAGGGAGGAGGCCCAGCAGCGGGACCAGGAGTTCTACGTCCCCTACCGGCCCAAGGACTTCGACAGCGAGCGTGG CCTGAGCGTCGGTGGGGTCGGCGGAGCCTTCGAGCAGCAGGTGGCTGGGGCGGTCCTGGACCTGATGGGGGACGAAGCGCAGAACCTGACCCGAGGCCAGCAGCAGCTCAAGTG GGACCGGAAGAAGAAACGGTTTGTCGGACAGTCGGGACAGGAAGACAAAAAGAAGATCAAGACCGAGAGCGGCCGCTATATCAGCAGCTCCTACAAGCGGGACCT CTACCAGAAgtggaaacagaaacagaaaattgaTGATCGGGACTCAGAGGAGGAAGGGACATTTGACCGGCGAGGCCCAGCACGAAGAG GTGCCTCCCAGCCCCGGGCCCCCGGAGCCCCCGCAGGCCGCGTGCGCTCAGAGCTCAAGACCAAGCAGCAGATCCTGAAGCAGAGACGCCGGGCCCAGAAGATGCGCTTCCTGCAGCGCGGGGGCCTCAAGCAGCTCTCTGCGCGCAACCGCCGCCGGGTCCGGGAGCTGCAGCAGGGCGCCTTTGGCCGGGGCGCCCCCTCCAGGAAGGGCAAGATGAGGAAGAGGATGTAA
- the Ddx54 gene encoding ATP-dependent RNA helicase DDX54 isoform X1: protein MAAGKRPAAGPRSPAAMAQWRKKKGLRKRRGAASQARDSDSEDGDFEIQAEDDARAGKLGPGRPLPTFPTSECTSDVEPDTREMVRAQNKKKKKSGGFQSMGFSYPVFRGIMKKGYKVPTPIQRKTIPVILDGKDVVAMARTGSGKTACFLLPMFERLKTRSAQSGARALVLSPTRELALQTMKFTKELGKFTGLKTALVLGGDKMEDQFAALHESPDIIIATPGRLVHVAVEMGLKLQSVEYVVFDEADRLFEMGFAEQLQEIIGRLPGGHQTVLFSATLPKLLVEFARAGLTEPVLIRLDVDAKLNEQLKTSFLLVREDAKAAVLLHLLRNVVRPQDQTVVFVATKHHAEYLTELLTAQRVSCTHIYSALDQTARKINLAKFTHGKCLALIVTDLAARGLDIPLLDNVINYSFPAKGKLFLHRVGRVARAGRSGTAYSLVAPDEVPYLLDLHLFLGRSLTLARPHEEPSGAGTDGVLGRVPQSVVDDEDCGLRSTLEASLELRSLGRVADNAQQQYVRSRPAPSPESIKRAKELDVAGLGLHPLFSSRFEEGELRRLRLVDGIRSYRARSTIFEINASSRDLSSQVMRAKRQKDRKAIASFQQGRKEQQERQKTLAGPSPRCPAPQEEQPGKEEDEGENVEDVFTEVTGQKRQRPPPHRGAKRRREEAQQRDQEFYVPYRPKDFDSERGLSVGGVGGAFEQQVAGAVLDLMGDEAQNLTRGQQQLKWDRKKKRFVGQSGQEDKKKIKTESGRYISSSYKRDLYQKWKQKQKIDDRDSEEEGTFDRRGPARRGGKRGRGPGASQPRAPGAPAGRVRSELKTKQQILKQRRRAQKMRFLQRGGLKQLSARNRRRVRELQQGAFGRGAPSRKGKMRKRM, encoded by the exons ATGGCGGCCGGCAAGCGCCCGGCGGCCGGACCTCGGTCGCCAGCTGCCATGGCCCagtggaggaagaagaaggggctCCGGAAGCGCCGGGGCGCGGCCTCCCAGGCCCGCGACAGCGACTCGGAGGACGGCGACTTTGAGATTCAGGCGGAGGATGACGCCCGGGCGGGGAAG CTGGGACCTGGCAGACCCCTGCCCACCTTTCCCACCTCAGAGTGCACCTCAGACGTGGAACCAGACACCCGGGAGATGGTGCGAGCccagaacaagaagaagaagaagtctGGAGGTTTCCAGTCCATGG GCTTCAGCTACCCGGTGTTCAGAGGCATCATGAAGAAGGGTTACAAGGTGCCCACGCCCATCCAGAGGAAG ACCATCCCAGTGATCCTGGACGGCAAGGACGTGGTGGCCATGGCCCGGACGGGCAGCGGCAAGACggcctgcttcctgcttcccATGTTCGAGCGGCTCAAGACACGCAGCGCCCAGAGCGGGGCTCGCGCCCTGGTCCTCTCGCCCACCCGGGAGCTGGCCCTGCAGACCATGAAGTTCACGAAGGAG CTGGGCAAGTTCACTGGCCTCAAGACTGCCCTGGTCCTGGGCGGGGACAA AATGGAAGACCAGTTTGCAGCCCTGCATGAGAGTCCTGACAT AATCATCGCCACCCCCGGGCGGTTGGTGCACGTGGCTGTGGAGATGGGCCTGAAGCTGCAGAGCGTGGAGTACGTGGTCTTCGACGAAGCAGACAG GCTCTTTGAAATGGGGTTTGCCGAGCAGCTGCAAGAGATCATCGGCCGCCTCCCCGGGGGCCACCAGACGGTGCTGTTCTCCGCCACGCTGCCTAAACTGCTGGTGGAGTTTGCCCGGGCAG GCCTCACGGAGCCCGTGCTCATCCGGCTGGACGTGGACGCCAAGCTGAACGAGCAGCTCAAG ACCTCCTTCCTCCTGGTGCGCGAGGACGCCAAGGCCGCTGTGCTGCTGCACCTGCTGCGCAACGTCGTGCGGCCCCAGGACCAGACAGTGGTGTTCGTGGCCACAAAGCACCACGCCGAATACCTCACGGAG CTGCTGACGGCCCAGCGGGTCAGCTGCACCCACATCTACAGCGCCCTGGACCAGACAGCCCGCAAGATCAACCTGGCCAAGTTCACACACGGCAAGTGCTTGGCCCTCATCGTGACCGACCTGGCTGCCCGGGGCCTGGACATCCCGCTGCTGGACAATGTCATCAACTACAGCTTCCCTGCCAAGGGCAAGCTCTTCCTGCATCGCGTGG GCCGCGTGGCCCGGGCCGGCCGAAGTGGCACAGCCTACTCCTTGGTGGCCCCAGACGAGGTTCCCTACCTGCTGGACCTGCACCTGTTCCTGGGCCGCTCCCTCACCCTGGCGCGACCCCACGAGGAACCCTCAG GTGCTGGCACGGACGGCGTGCTGGGCCGGGTGCCGCAGAGCGTGGTGGACGACGAGGACTGCGGCCTGAGGAGCACCCTGGAGGCGTCGCTGGAGCTGCGGAGCCTGGGCCGCGTGGCGGACAATGCCCAGCAGCAGTACGTGCGCTCGCGGCCAGCGCCCTCGCCCGAGTCCATCAAGAGGGCCAAGGAGCTGGACGTGGCGGGGCTGGGCCTGCACCCCCTCTTCA GCTCGCGCTTTGAGGAGGGGGAGCTGCGGCGGCTGAGGCTGGTGGACGGCATCCGGAGCTACCGCGCACGCTCG ACCATCTTTGAGATCAATGCCTCCAGCCGGGACCTGAGCAGCCAGGTGATGCGTGCCAAGCGGCAAAAGGACCGCAAAGCCATCGCCAGCTTCCAGCAGGGACGGAAGGAGCAACAGGAGCGGCAGAAAACTCTGGCCGGCCCCTCCCCGCGCtgcccagcacctcaggaggagcagcctgggaaGGAAGAGGACGAGGGAGAGAATGTGGAG GATGTCTTCACAGAGGTCACGGGCCAGAAGCGGCAGCGGCCACCACCTCACAGAGGAGCCAAGAGGCGGAGGGAGGAGGCCCAGCAGCGGGACCAGGAGTTCTACGTCCCCTACCGGCCCAAGGACTTCGACAGCGAGCGTGG CCTGAGCGTCGGTGGGGTCGGCGGAGCCTTCGAGCAGCAGGTGGCTGGGGCGGTCCTGGACCTGATGGGGGACGAAGCGCAGAACCTGACCCGAGGCCAGCAGCAGCTCAAGTG GGACCGGAAGAAGAAACGGTTTGTCGGACAGTCGGGACAGGAAGACAAAAAGAAGATCAAGACCGAGAGCGGCCGCTATATCAGCAGCTCCTACAAGCGGGACCT CTACCAGAAgtggaaacagaaacagaaaattgaTGATCGGGACTCAGAGGAGGAAGGGACATTTGACCGGCGAGGCCCAGCACGAAGAGGTGGGAAGCGAGGGCGTGGCCCAG GTGCCTCCCAGCCCCGGGCCCCCGGAGCCCCCGCAGGCCGCGTGCGCTCAGAGCTCAAGACCAAGCAGCAGATCCTGAAGCAGAGACGCCGGGCCCAGAAGATGCGCTTCCTGCAGCGCGGGGGCCTCAAGCAGCTCTCTGCGCGCAACCGCCGCCGGGTCCGGGAGCTGCAGCAGGGCGCCTTTGGCCGGGGCGCCCCCTCCAGGAAGGGCAAGATGAGGAAGAGGATGTAA
- the Cfap73 gene encoding cilia- and flagella-associated protein 73, whose translation MAVPWEDYFRQVLQEKLPQKTPEKNGAHFPPGLRLLEKRRELADADRDLQARRKEFHTRMAALKQRWEELAQKEQKLQGSFVRFDKFLQDAEARRSRALRRAAEERHRAGRQEAEALRLRAQLQELQLQRTRLQRRLQKLEPCARLLERALERLPEFQEVPELVARFDSLADTQVALRLTERELLAELEATRARLQRLRDTGQDELLAQAQQRSQLQERLEAARERTLQWESRWIQTQNAAAEKTLLLGRTRMAALDLFQTVCQYLRRPPALHPEDTEGQLEQVKLFILDHSAVLASHRQTEPAAAVFQP comes from the exons ATGGCAGTGCCCTGGGAGGACTATTTCCGGCAGGTCTTGCAGGAGAAACTGCCTCA GAAGACACCGGAGAAGAACGGGGCCCACTTCCCACCCGGGCTGCGCCTCCTGGAGAAGAGGCGAGAGCTGGCGGATGCAGATCGGGATCTGCAGGCCCGGAGGAAG GAGTTCCACACCAGGATGGCAGCCCTGAAGCAGCGCTGGGAAGAGCTGGCACAGAAGGAGCAGAAGCTACAGGGGTCCTTTGTCCGCTTTGATAAGTTCCTGCAG GACGCCGAGGCCCGGCGGAGCCGCGCACTGCGAAGGGCGGCGGAGGAGCGACACCGGGCGGGCCGCCAGGAGGCCGAGGCGCTGCGGCTGCGGGCTCAGCTCCAGGAGCTGCAGCTGCAGCGCACGCGGCTGCAGCGCCGGCTGCAGAAGCTGGAGCCCTGCGCGCGCCTGCTGGAGCGAGCGCTGGAACGGCTGCCCGAG TTTCAAGAGGTTCCAGAGCTGGTGGCTCGTTTCGACAGCCTGGCAGACACGCAGGTGGCACTGAGGCTCACGGAGCGCGAGCTGCTGGCGGAGCTGGAGGCGACGCGGGCGCGGCTGCAGCGGCTGCGGGACACCGGGCAGGACGAGCTGCTCGCGCAGGCCCAGCAGCGGTCACAGCTGCAGGAGCGACTGGAGGCCGCGCGGGAGCGCACGCTGCAGTGG GAGTCCAGGTGGATTCAGACCCAGAACGCTGCCGCCGAGAAGACCCTGCTCCTGGGCCGCACGAGGATGGCAGCGCTGGACCTGTTCCAGACGGTGTGCCAGTACCTGCGACGGCCGCCCGCCCTGCACCCTGAAGACACTGAGGGGCAGCTGGAGCAG GTGAAGCTGTTCATCCTAGACCACTCGGCCGTGCTGGCCAGCCATCGCCAGACTGAGCCTGCGGCCGCCGTCTTCCAGCCCTGA